A single genomic interval of Panthera uncia isolate 11264 chromosome A1 unlocalized genomic scaffold, Puncia_PCG_1.0 HiC_scaffold_17, whole genome shotgun sequence harbors:
- the LOC125935495 gene encoding Wilms tumor protein 1-interacting protein-like: protein MPLPGAGRGPGSGRGTAAVFGGGWGCNITYLRVRCVCPRLGLPLAYIFPVPPRAQGPRRRAGDCSTVPEAGREPAELGEEPPRRGAEHAAPACSARVHPARRGGDRAEAVAPGRCLGPDRLHVSPARSHVHRLSPVRRPDVLRINKMKLRATGGQIALGPPNPRLRQNDLPSAAVSRRSPSARPEPAGQVAALARPRPPAPPHRPGGALPQSLIKKVAKLTLPKVVVACAPLSLPAMYSLKHD from the exons ATGCCactgccgggggcggggcggggcccgggATCCGGGAGAGGGACTGCAGCGGTGtttggtgggggctggggctgcaaTATCACTTATTTGAGGGTCAGGTGTGTATGTCCCAGGCTGGGACTGCCACTTGCTTACATCTTCCCAGTACCACCCAGGGCGCAGGGACCGAGGCGGAGGGCAGGGGACTGCAGTACCGTCCCCGAAGCGGGACGCGAACCGGCAGAGTTGGGAGAAG AGCCTCCGCGCCGGGGAGCTGAGCATGCTGCCCCCGCGTGCAGCGCCCGCGTGCACCCAGCCCGGAGAGGGGGCGACAGGGCGGAGGCGGTGGCCCCCGGAAGGTGTCTGGGACCGGACCGGCTGCACGTGAGCCCAGCGCGGAGTCATGTGCACCGGCTCAGCCCGGTTCGGCGGCCGGACGTGCTGCgtatcaacaaaatgaaactcAGGGCGACAGGAGGGCAGATAGCTCTGGGTCCTCCGAACCCCCGTCTCCGGCAGAACGACCTCCCCTCCGCTGCGGTCTCCCGCCGCAGCCCCTCCGCGCGGCCGGAGCCCGCGGGGCAAGTTGCAGCCCTGGcgcgcccccgcccgcccgcgcccCCTCACCGGCCCGGGGGCGCTTTGCCGCAGTCATTAATAAAGAAGGTCGCCAAGCTCACCCTTCCAAAAGTTGTTGTTGCATGCGCCCCTCTCAGCCTCCCCGCAATGTACTCTTTAAAACACGACTGA